One region of Cuculus canorus isolate bCucCan1 chromosome 6, bCucCan1.pri, whole genome shotgun sequence genomic DNA includes:
- the LOC128852561 gene encoding dual specificity protein kinase CLK1-like isoform X3 produces the protein MDHGAEGRHVAVKIAKNFDWSSDAAREEIQVLEDLKASDPSNAYHCVQMLGWFEHRGHVCIVFELLGLSTFDFMSVNDFLPFNLDDIRHMAYQICTSVNFLHMKKLTHTDLKPDNIVFVKSDYVEEYNPKLVSCHPLPHSPPPQSSSAFIWSLASHHLSFQECTECRLRKPDIRLADFGCATYDHDYHNPVVTTRPYRAPEVVLELGWSHPCDVWSIGCTLLEYYRGVLVFEVGNSIPQKHAACPALPNLMNISYGEVGTKGNGLCEKVSCIPLWCQVEENRRCRPQGTFSAADFDKLLSVDVLAAS, from the exons ATGGATCACGGAGC GGAAGGCAGACATGTTGCAGTGAAAATAGCAAAGAATTTTGATTGGTCCTCCGATGCGGCTCGTGAGGAAATACAGGTGCTGGAAGATTTAAAAGCATCAGACCCCAGCAATGCCTA tcaCTGTGTCCAGATGTTGGGATGGTTTGAGCACCGTGGACACGTCTGCATTGTTTTTGagctcctggggctcagcaccttTGACTTTATGAGCGTCAATGACTTCTTGCCGTTTAACCTGGACGACATTAGACACATGGCTTATCAGATCTGCACCTCTGTCAACT TTTTGCACATGAAGAAGTTGACACATACAGATCTGAAGCCAGACAATATTGTCTTTGTGAAATCTGACTACGTAGAAGAGTACAACCCCAAACTGGTAAGTTGCCATCCTCTTCCCCACTCTCCTCCACCTCAGTCATCCTCTGCGTTCATCTGGTCACTTGCATCCCACCACCTTTCATTTCAGGAATGCACTGAATGCAGACTGAGAAAACCAGACATCAGACTTGCGGACTTTGGGTGCGCCACTTACGATCATGATTACCATAACCCTGTGGTGACTACTAGACCTTACAGAGCTCCCGAGGTGGTCCTAG AGCTCGGATGGTCCCATCCATGCGATGTGTGGAGCATAGGATGTACTCTCCTGGAATACTACCGTGGAGTCTTAGTATTTGAGGTAGGCAACTCTATCCCTCAGAAGCATGCAGCATGCCCAGCACTCCCCAACTTGATGAACATAAGCTACGGAGAGGTGGGGACTAAAGGCAATGGTCTGTGCGAGAAAGTAAGCTGCATTCCTCTGTGGTGCCAAGTTGAAGAGAACAGAAGATGTAGGCCACAAGGAACGTTCTCAGCGGCAGATTTTGACAAGTTACTTTCAGTAGACGTTTTGGCAGCGTCTTGA
- the LOC128852495 gene encoding dual specificity protein kinase CLK1-like, which translates to MDHGAEGRHVAVKIAKNFDWSSDAAREEIQVLEDLKASDPSNAYHCVQMLGWFEHRGHVCIVFELLGLSTFDFMSVNDFLPFNLDDIRHMAYQICTSVNFLHMKKLTHTDLKPDNIVFVKSDYVEEYNPKLVSCHPLPHSPPPQSSSAFIWSLASHHLSFQECTECRLRKPDIRLADFGCATYDHDYHNPVVTTRPYRAPEVVLGQWKAVCLTDLSSMSFCVLLNGAREVLGVLLELLNCLPSALNMNNLNLFTELGWSHPCDVWSTGCTLLEYYRGVLVFEVGNSIPQKHAACPALPNLMNISYGEVGTKGNGLCEKPDDNIEHLAMMERLLGPLPDQMIKRVVSSKKKYFCNGRLAWDEGSASGQYVSGCCKPLKEYMTCHDSDHENLFDLIGKMLEYDPATRITMEEALEHPFFLPLKQENSA; encoded by the exons ATGGATCACGGAGC GGAAGGCAGACATGTTGCAGTGAAAATAGCAAAGAATTTTGATTGGTCCTCCGATGCGGCTCGTGAGGAAATACAGGTGCTGGAAGATTTAAAAGCATCAGACCCCAGCAATGCCTA tcaCTGTGTCCAGATGTTGGGATGGTTTGAGCACCGTGGACACGTCTGCATTGTTTTTGagctcctggggctcagcaccttTGACTTTATGAGCGTCAATGACTTCTTGCCGTTTAACCTGGACGACATTAGACACATGGCTTATCAGATCTGCACCTCTGTCAACT TTTTGCACATGAAGAAGTTGACACATACAGATCTGAAGCCAGACAATATTGTCTTTGTGAAATCTGACTACGTAGAAGAGTACAACCCCAAACTGGTAAGTTGCCATCCTCTTCCCCACTCTCCTCCACCTCAGTCATCCTCTGCGTTCATCTGGTCACTTGCATCCCACCACCTTTCATTTCAGGAATGCACTGAATGCAGACTGAGAAAACCAGACATCAGACTTGCGGACTTTGGGTGCGCCACTTACGATCATGATTACCATAACCCTGTGGTGACTACTAGACCTTACAGAGCTCCCGAGGTGGTCCTAGGTCAGTGGAAGGCTGTTTGTTTGACTGATCTTTCAAGTATGAGTTTTTGTGTGCTATTGAATGGAGCTAGAGAAGTTCTTGGTGTCTTGCTTGAGCTGTTGAACTGTTTGCCGTCTGCTCTAAACATGAACAACCTGAATCTTTTCACAGAGCTCGGATGGTCCCATCCATGCGATGTGTGGAGCACAGGATGTACTCTCCTGGAATACTACCGTGGAGTCTTAGTATTTGAGGTAGGCAACTCTATCCCTCAGAAGCATGCAGCATGCCCAGCACTCCCCAACTTGATGAACATAAGCTACGGAGAGGTGGGGACTAAAGGCAATGGTCTGTGCGAGAAA CCCGATGACAACATAGAACACCTGGCAATGATGGAGCGATTACTGGGGCCTTTGCCAGATCAAATGATAAAGAGAGTTGTTTCTTCAAAGAAGAAGTATTTCTGTAATGGCCGTCTGGCCTGGGATGAAGGCAGTGCGTCTGGGCAATATGTCTCGGGGTGCTGTAAACCCCTGAAG GAATACATGACGTGCCACGATTCTGACCATGAGAATCTGTTTGATCTGATTGGGAAGATGCTGGAGTATGACCCAGCCACGCGCATTACTATGGAAGAAGCACTGGaacatcctttcttcctcccactgAAGCAGGAAAATAGCGCATAG
- the LOC128852561 gene encoding uncharacterized protein LOC128852561 isoform X5: MPILHMKKLTHTDLKPDNIVFVKSDYVEEYNPKLVSCHPLPHSPPPQSSSAFIWSLASHHLSFQECTECRLRKPDIRLADFGCATYDHDYHNPVVTTRPYRAPEVVLGQWKAVCLTDLSSMSFCVLLNGAREVLGVLLELLNCLPSALNMNNLNLFTELGWSHPCDVWSIGCTLLEYYRGVLVFEVGNSIPQKHAACPALPNLMNISYGEVGTKGNGLCEKVSCIPLWCQVEENRRCRPQGTFSAADFDKLLSVDVLAAS, from the exons ATGCCTA TTTTGCACATGAAGAAGTTGACACATACAGATCTGAAGCCAGACAATATTGTCTTTGTGAAATCTGACTACGTAGAAGAGTACAACCCCAAACTGGTAAGTTGCCATCCTCTTCCCCACTCTCCTCCACCTCAGTCATCCTCTGCGTTCATCTGGTCACTTGCATCCCACCACCTTTCATTTCAGGAATGCACTGAATGCAGACTGAGAAAACCAGACATCAGACTTGCGGACTTTGGGTGCGCCACTTACGATCATGATTACCATAACCCTGTGGTGACTACTAGACCTTACAGAGCTCCCGAGGTGGTCCTAGGTCAGTGGAAGGCTGTTTGTTTGACTGATCTTTCAAGTATGAGTTTTTGTGTGCTATTGAATGGAGCTAGAGAAGTGCTTGGTGTCTTGCTTGAGCTGTTGAACTGTTTGCCGTCTGCTCTAAACATGAACAACCTGAATCTTTTCACAGAGCTCGGATGGTCCCATCCATGCGATGTGTGGAGCATAGGATGTACTCTCCTGGAATACTACCGTGGAGTCTTAGTATTTGAGGTAGGCAACTCTATCCCTCAGAAGCATGCAGCATGCCCAGCACTCCCCAACTTGATGAACATAAGCTACGGAGAGGTGGGGACTAAAGGCAATGGTCTGTGCGAGAAAGTAAGCTGCATTCCTCTGTGGTGCCAAGTTGAAGAGAACAGAAGATGTAGGCCACAAGGAACGTTCTCAGCGGCAGATTTTGACAAGTTACTTTCAGTAGACGTTTTGGCAGCGTCTTGA
- the LOC128852561 gene encoding dual specificity protein kinase CLK1-like isoform X2 has protein sequence MDHGAEGRHVAVKIAKNFDWSSDAAREEIQVLEDLKASDPSNAYHCVQMLGWFEHRGHVCIVFELLGLSTFDFMSVNDFLPFNLDDIRHMAYQICTSVNFLHMKKLTHTDLKPDNIVFVKSDYVEEYNPKLECTECRLRKPDIRLADFGCATYDHDYHNPVVTTRPYRAPEVVLGQWKAVCLTDLSSMSFCVLLNGAREVLGVLLELLNCLPSALNMNNLNLFTELGWSHPCDVWSIGCTLLEYYRGVLVFEVGNSIPQKHAACPALPNLMNISYGEVGTKGNGLCEKVSCIPLWCQVEENRRCRPQGTFSAADFDKLLSVDVLAAS, from the exons ATGGATCACGGAGC GGAAGGCAGACATGTTGCAGTGAAAATAGCAAAGAATTTTGATTGGTCCTCCGATGCGGCTCGTGAGGAAATACAGGTGCTGGAAGATTTAAAAGCATCAGACCCCAGCAATGCCTA tcaCTGTGTCCAGATGTTGGGATGGTTTGAGCACCGTGGACACGTCTGCATTGTTTTTGagctcctggggctcagcaccttTGACTTTATGAGCGTCAATGACTTCTTGCCGTTTAACCTGGACGACATTAGACACATGGCTTATCAGATCTGCACCTCTGTCAACT TTTTGCACATGAAGAAGTTGACACATACAGATCTGAAGCCAGACAATATTGTCTTTGTGAAATCTGACTACGTAGAAGAGTACAACCCCAAACTG GAATGCACTGAATGCAGACTGAGAAAACCAGACATCAGACTTGCGGACTTTGGGTGCGCCACTTACGATCATGATTACCATAACCCTGTGGTGACTACTAGACCTTACAGAGCTCCCGAGGTGGTCCTAGGTCAGTGGAAGGCTGTTTGTTTGACTGATCTTTCAAGTATGAGTTTTTGTGTGCTATTGAATGGAGCTAGAGAAGTGCTTGGTGTCTTGCTTGAGCTGTTGAACTGTTTGCCGTCTGCTCTAAACATGAACAACCTGAATCTTTTCACAGAGCTCGGATGGTCCCATCCATGCGATGTGTGGAGCATAGGATGTACTCTCCTGGAATACTACCGTGGAGTCTTAGTATTTGAGGTAGGCAACTCTATCCCTCAGAAGCATGCAGCATGCCCAGCACTCCCCAACTTGATGAACATAAGCTACGGAGAGGTGGGGACTAAAGGCAATGGTCTGTGCGAGAAAGTAAGCTGCATTCCTCTGTGGTGCCAAGTTGAAGAGAACAGAAGATGTAGGCCACAAGGAACGTTCTCAGCGGCAGATTTTGACAAGTTACTTTCAGTAGACGTTTTGGCAGCGTCTTGA
- the LOC128852561 gene encoding dual specificity protein kinase CLK1-like isoform X4, whose product MDHGAEGRHVAVKIAKNFDWSSDAAREEIQVLEDLKASDPSNAYHCVQMLGWFEHRGHVCIVFELLGLSTFDFMSVNDFLPFNLDDIRHMAYQICTSVNFLHMKKLTHTDLKPDNIVFVKSDYVEEYNPKLECTECRLRKPDIRLADFGCATYDHDYHNPVVTTRPYRAPEVVLELGWSHPCDVWSIGCTLLEYYRGVLVFEVGNSIPQKHAACPALPNLMNISYGEVGTKGNGLCEKVSCIPLWCQVEENRRCRPQGTFSAADFDKLLSVDVLAAS is encoded by the exons ATGGATCACGGAGC GGAAGGCAGACATGTTGCAGTGAAAATAGCAAAGAATTTTGATTGGTCCTCCGATGCGGCTCGTGAGGAAATACAGGTGCTGGAAGATTTAAAAGCATCAGACCCCAGCAATGCCTA tcaCTGTGTCCAGATGTTGGGATGGTTTGAGCACCGTGGACACGTCTGCATTGTTTTTGagctcctggggctcagcaccttTGACTTTATGAGCGTCAATGACTTCTTGCCGTTTAACCTGGACGACATTAGACACATGGCTTATCAGATCTGCACCTCTGTCAACT TTTTGCACATGAAGAAGTTGACACATACAGATCTGAAGCCAGACAATATTGTCTTTGTGAAATCTGACTACGTAGAAGAGTACAACCCCAAACTG GAATGCACTGAATGCAGACTGAGAAAACCAGACATCAGACTTGCGGACTTTGGGTGCGCCACTTACGATCATGATTACCATAACCCTGTGGTGACTACTAGACCTTACAGAGCTCCCGAGGTGGTCCTAG AGCTCGGATGGTCCCATCCATGCGATGTGTGGAGCATAGGATGTACTCTCCTGGAATACTACCGTGGAGTCTTAGTATTTGAGGTAGGCAACTCTATCCCTCAGAAGCATGCAGCATGCCCAGCACTCCCCAACTTGATGAACATAAGCTACGGAGAGGTGGGGACTAAAGGCAATGGTCTGTGCGAGAAAGTAAGCTGCATTCCTCTGTGGTGCCAAGTTGAAGAGAACAGAAGATGTAGGCCACAAGGAACGTTCTCAGCGGCAGATTTTGACAAGTTACTTTCAGTAGACGTTTTGGCAGCGTCTTGA
- the LOC128852561 gene encoding dual specificity protein kinase CLK1-like isoform X1, with amino-acid sequence MDHGAEGRHVAVKIAKNFDWSSDAAREEIQVLEDLKASDPSNAYHCVQMLGWFEHRGHVCIVFELLGLSTFDFMSVNDFLPFNLDDIRHMAYQICTSVNFLHMKKLTHTDLKPDNIVFVKSDYVEEYNPKLVSCHPLPHSPPPQSSSAFIWSLASHHLSFQECTECRLRKPDIRLADFGCATYDHDYHNPVVTTRPYRAPEVVLGQWKAVCLTDLSSMSFCVLLNGAREVLGVLLELLNCLPSALNMNNLNLFTELGWSHPCDVWSIGCTLLEYYRGVLVFEVGNSIPQKHAACPALPNLMNISYGEVGTKGNGLCEKVSCIPLWCQVEENRRCRPQGTFSAADFDKLLSVDVLAAS; translated from the exons ATGGATCACGGAGC GGAAGGCAGACATGTTGCAGTGAAAATAGCAAAGAATTTTGATTGGTCCTCCGATGCGGCTCGTGAGGAAATACAGGTGCTGGAAGATTTAAAAGCATCAGACCCCAGCAATGCCTA tcaCTGTGTCCAGATGTTGGGATGGTTTGAGCACCGTGGACACGTCTGCATTGTTTTTGagctcctggggctcagcaccttTGACTTTATGAGCGTCAATGACTTCTTGCCGTTTAACCTGGACGACATTAGACACATGGCTTATCAGATCTGCACCTCTGTCAACT TTTTGCACATGAAGAAGTTGACACATACAGATCTGAAGCCAGACAATATTGTCTTTGTGAAATCTGACTACGTAGAAGAGTACAACCCCAAACTGGTAAGTTGCCATCCTCTTCCCCACTCTCCTCCACCTCAGTCATCCTCTGCGTTCATCTGGTCACTTGCATCCCACCACCTTTCATTTCAGGAATGCACTGAATGCAGACTGAGAAAACCAGACATCAGACTTGCGGACTTTGGGTGCGCCACTTACGATCATGATTACCATAACCCTGTGGTGACTACTAGACCTTACAGAGCTCCCGAGGTGGTCCTAGGTCAGTGGAAGGCTGTTTGTTTGACTGATCTTTCAAGTATGAGTTTTTGTGTGCTATTGAATGGAGCTAGAGAAGTGCTTGGTGTCTTGCTTGAGCTGTTGAACTGTTTGCCGTCTGCTCTAAACATGAACAACCTGAATCTTTTCACAGAGCTCGGATGGTCCCATCCATGCGATGTGTGGAGCATAGGATGTACTCTCCTGGAATACTACCGTGGAGTCTTAGTATTTGAGGTAGGCAACTCTATCCCTCAGAAGCATGCAGCATGCCCAGCACTCCCCAACTTGATGAACATAAGCTACGGAGAGGTGGGGACTAAAGGCAATGGTCTGTGCGAGAAAGTAAGCTGCATTCCTCTGTGGTGCCAAGTTGAAGAGAACAGAAGATGTAGGCCACAAGGAACGTTCTCAGCGGCAGATTTTGACAAGTTACTTTCAGTAGACGTTTTGGCAGCGTCTTGA
- the LOC104054822 gene encoding dual specificity protein kinase CLK4-like: protein MSAAQLTVAMHVFSCFCSHCVQMLEWFDHHGHVCIVFELLGLSTFDFMSINDFLPFNLDDIRHMAYQICTSVNFLHMKKLTHRDLKPDNIVFVKSDYVEEYNPKLKRKERRLRKADIRLVDFGCAMYDHDHRNPVVTTRPYRAPEVVLELGWSHPCDVWSIGCTLLEYYRGVLVFQPYDDIEHLAMMEQLLGPLPDQMINRVVSSKKKYFCNGRLAWERSVSGQYVSGHCKPLKEYMMCHDSDHENLFDLIGKMLEYDPATRITLEEALEHPFFLPLKQENST from the exons ATGAGCGCTGCACAACTCACTGTTGCAATgcatgtgttttcctgcttttgcagtcaCTGTGTCCAGATGTTGGAATGGTTTGACCACCATGGACACGTCTGCATTGTTTTTGagctcctggggctcagcaccttTGACTTTATGAGCATCAATGACTTCTTGCCATTTAACCTGGACGACATTAGACACATGGCTTATCAGATCTGCACCTCTGTCAACT TTTTGCACATGAAGAAGTTGACACATAGGGATCTGAAGCCAGACAATATTGTCTTTGTGAAATCTGACTACGTAGAAGAGTACAACCCCAAACTG aaacGCAAGGAACGCAgactgagaaaagcagacatCAGACTTGTGGACTTTGGGTGCGCCATGTATGATCATGATCATCGTAACCCTGTGGTGACTACTAGACCTTACAGAGCTCCCGAGGTGGTCCTAG AGCTCGGATGGTCCCATCCATGCGATGTGTGGAGCATAGGATGTACTCTCCTGGAATACTACCGTGGAGTCTTAGTATTTCAG CCCTATGATGACATAGAACACCTGGCAATGATGGAGCAATTACTGGGGCCTTTGCCAGATCAAATGATAAACAGAGTTGTTTCTTCAAAGAAGAAGTATTTCTGTAATGGCCGTCTGGCCTGGGAACGCAGTGTATCTGGGCAATATGTCTCAGGGCACTGTAAACCTCTGAAG GAATACATGATGTGCCACGATTCTGACCATGAGAATCTGTTTGATCTGATTGGGAAGATGCTGGAGTATGACCCAGCCACGCGCATTACTCTGGAAGAAGCACTGGaacatcctttcttcctcccattGAAGCAGGAAAATAGCACATAG